The following are encoded in a window of Episyrphus balteatus chromosome X, idEpiBalt1.1, whole genome shotgun sequence genomic DNA:
- the LOC129920633 gene encoding uncharacterized protein LOC129920633 isoform X4: protein MDQDKKPKAKNLASSTSNQDHDRDRSEDTSYASDSTDSKETIVSRKTLSTNVPTIISDAAVKCEPSVLSIETTLDNSQTKKPSDDLEKTLPAESSSCGGDTIREGNGGGSESSVSGGVDEAFSDKTSIVPISMLKSSPSNLAVTTPPTSSSTISTAIEKFCPNNRFVRKSVDNNFSQFTKGGNFFLDSADIETEFPRDYDDNIEILSREAEHLEEQFHKVGDTETALFEDSGKIVVDRLKKQSKPQDDEDDEPIGMSPCGRFFKYDKEVGRGSFKTVFRGLDTQTGVAVAWCELLDKKVNKAERNRFREEAEMLKKLQHPNIVRFYNYWEANVGKRKNIVLVTELMLSGTLKAYLRRFKKINPKVLKSWCRQILKGLHFLHSRTPPIIHRDLKCDNIFITGTTGSVKIGDLGLATLKNRSFAKSVIGTPEFMAPEMYEEHYDEAVDVYAFGMCMLEMAISEYPYNECSGPAQIYKKVISGIKPASFDKVENPKVREIIERCIQLKKEDRPSCKDLLNSEFFGEDIGIRLEPTTTEEFLNNPDKNDIEFRLRLLDPKKRSYKHKENEAIQFEFDIKNDDCETVCMDMCKAGIISEEDSRAVVKMLKVQIVSLQKERKQRQTQMQLQNEKSRLEKLALIAQREMYETNWDYSEIMHLEEEEDDDDYYEDEDGNGVVLLVGGTTNAPAIVAFREDNEKLQSQQEVTSGPVLINNDIPGKVEGGDVNEMQVPTSGDVAFVEMKKGNELELSSEQQNQALLQNQITREQLCQQPNQFEQQQQQFQLNQVGQYQQQQQQQIYQPQQNNISIPSQQQQTSAQYVPIVQTQQQPQLQTPPYLNQEHEQLQQVQVSNMFEQPPLTPHQVKIVPNYSNQTSVTEHPQQQQSEYIQNPLQQQQQQVTQLHQQRVDQQMQQQFQHQQQMQFQQKPQEQQQQLHQQVSPQIHKSQNLIHQQNQQSSQPISQQQHQQNDIQQQQDQTNQELAASPTLATSNNNGSQLKPRTSKSKRTNRGTEKIPKLSVTNIENNTVVDCHMENKPKTITFKFDISDVNPIDVANNLISQDLLAQSQSTVFVDMIKDIVRQVKLNPEQIPVPTTFRRNMEKVRHASLTRQRSIFRTHQRHRSRDETSSDMCKMFESSMSTMEPALSSSFGNLMSSQQRLNMLTANEQQQSACSQEFVSQKQNQSAETKQAGLGDKASEERQDDAAFITVCDMVQGESGIVIDSGSSTPPQMLSYGCGGASELSYSENVVASRPASRKTSTASEYTSISSDYTPDNTITSSSSPSTIEQGHNKSLSNELEGDGSSGGNDGGVGGAVDINELVLDCRQISSGGTMSTGIDIFEDGSLEDATPNGENDITLDEELQGQSSPICCTQKESSFVPVIAQKIEDSIENTEILDETMSVTKCQPQKEQQQQPKGRKISRFLVNPVIVPSSNSDIMEVVTSKKDIINTQPVVEINKSDLVEEKVQANIVSQAPTVVEMEENTIPTIFGDDVSLSPQTQQNLVITPVLAQHSLNQQNQVQSSSTTPQQISQPLPAVQYPQQQFQDISQIQQQVGTPLQQGSVMSQLQYNSENASPQQQPQENLYPQQLISLQQKSELIQPHLLQKNQPQQSVMPEYQQQHQQPPSPLIQDQNLGSSNEPPLSQPAHTILLVKSSAGPESSTTNTLEQLKIGLENITHAHLVTAKNNSSGQQQQQNHAQLQTTQQPQHQSQSENFQPTTIQQQYQQQQQQQIQTQVPLNLENIQSSTISPSDSILQQQKQQKVSPQLIPQNVPAQLSFKIIDQEEMGTLHQPQDHALELQLEQRQQIQDNQQRQNPQQQLQEQQQRQQQQTQLQQLPPTLQPLTQPTVIQTQPIQQQPIQQQPMQQQSIQKQPTQQQQTQQQQTQQQQTQQQQTQQQQNQQQPTQQQPTQQQPIQQPTQQPPQQPTQLQSTQQQPLTQQQQPPLQQQKPPPTQQQQHPPTQQQQQQQQQQQQQQYQQQQQQQQQSQQTQQQQTQQQTQQHHQQQHQPHQQQQQLHQQQQQLQQQQQQLQQQQQQQQQQHLQHQQHQQQIQQLQPSQQHLYQQQQEQQYQQHQQYQQLQQHLHQQHQQYQYQQLYQQQLQQQQQEYQQQEHKQQQQYLEQQHALQQQYQQQQNQQYQQQQNQQYQQHQKFLQNHLENEEEEKQKREQEKIRTQEQNKEQEHQQHEQKQEQSSKHECPQEQDVELYSEKNQMLKQEHVHRNEEEQLNKPEYEHENKLEHKDECEQTLQKDSEQLQKLRQQEQQQQVTQQQLLQQQLHSQYANYNQQQQSQTNIQQQLQTHYQHQSQIHNQQSHQQKEQPPQHQQSQTQLQQQLQQHNQHLQQQSQQQLQPQQSQQPQQQTQLQHQTPQQQQSQQNLQQLPQQPQQLQQQPQPPQQQPPQQQQQPQQPPQQHFLQHQQQYQKSQQQIHQQHATQHQAHQYLQQYYPQQSSSAGCNTPTGVTSSSARGSSVYNSRRTSVDNSGSDFSNIPTNIIEGADAIEQNFPPSSNCGTSVQTPNEMHSDQQFKIVKQRSLEKNETMTTGAAINTSSLADLEKKLALLTNANVMATSNQSVATDVKESQQKTSMPVAATNDTSEKAQAMRKISRFRVSIVSETLPKLSPNESVSAPASQKVSQSGRIASEEPQQQQTQHLQNQTQMQSQQIQNQSQNSTSIPQKDQPQQQVQLNQPILQQDISCVPQQPHKLISAQQHVDQPIQNSSQQIIPQQPQLSQSLTGLYIDMSNINQSQQQFSAPARSSVPNTPSQEYIALVSGQNMPSQQQQQQQQQHQQQLLQHTPQQHNTSDPMSQQIQPQSQHHQQQMQPNVENMGYDVKKSTGDNANILTVRIASEEQLSLAATNPSMLPSVIQSDIKHNLDTARNHLCGIRLETNVRQRLLLLLQRQHIEEDELRLKHFVELEKFQKTLRATYHNNENNENFAIQHTPPTSQHQQTSSSSHVAQSSGGDSIQMQLTQQYQQQIMNHQQQQQKSQQQHWNKQQQQPGQQHIVYSDTDLMAQQQQLMYVHKIPQAVYAAYGQQMSQTSTAPSLLSTLQSQAASGTRPILNVPNSVFISGMPATQQQYPSSMEVGVSGASCTNTLPLLPLGSAGNPIPNQQQQQQFYDQNPHQQIQQQQLTQVKQQQIPPSQQQITPEQQQIHYQYSGVPASVSTVSASASTITSNTSNANVPYFDDTSTQSQSSQQQQQQQQQQQQQQQNLSQQ from the exons atgGATCAAGATAAAAAACCTAAAGCAAAGAATTTAGCCTCGTCTACTAGTAATCAGGACCATGACCGGGATCGAAGTGAAGATACATCTTATGCCAGTGATAGTACTGACTCCAAAGAAACAATAGTATCACGTAAAACTTTGTCAACAAATGTGCCAACAATTATTTCGGATGCAGCCGTAAAATGCGAACCATCAGTTTTGTCAATCGAAACAACTTTGGATaactcacaaacaaaaaaacctagTGATGATTTAGAAAAGACCTTACCCGCTGAGAGTTCGTCGTGCGGCGGTGATACCATTCGTGAAGGTAATGGTGGTGGTAGTGAAAGCAGCGTTAGCGGCGGCGTTGATGAAGCATTTAGTGATAAAACTTCCATCGTTCCTATATCAATGTTAAAGTCTTCTCCTTCAAATTTAGCTGTTACAACACCCCCAACATCGTCGTCGACAATATCAACGGCCATTGAAAAGTTTTGTCCAAACAATCGTTTTGTACGGAAATCAGTCGATAATAACTTTTCGCAATTTACAAAgggtgggaatttttttttagattcggCCGATATTGAGACTGAATTCCCAAGGGATTATGATGacaatattgaaattttatcaCGAGAAGCTGAACACTTGGAAGAGCAATTTCATAAAGTCGGAGATACTGAGACTGCTTTATTTGAAGATTCGGGGAAAATAGTCGTAGACCGACTGAAAAAACAAAGCAAACCACAAGATGATGAAGACGATGAACCAATTGGAATGTCACCGTGTGGTCGATTTTTCAAATATGATAAAGAAGTTGGCAGGGGATCTTTTAAGACTGTATTTCGTGGTTTAGATACTCAAACTGGAGTTGCAGTAGCTTGGTGTGAATTATTA gataaaaaagtaaataaggCTGAACGTAATCGTTTTCGTGAAGAAGCtgaaatgcttaaaaaactACAGCATCCAAATATTGTACGCTTTTACAATTACTGGGAGGCAAAtgttggaaaaagaaaaaatatagtcCTAGTCACTGAATTAATGCTTTCAGGAACACTTAAagc ATATCTACGacgtttcaagaaaattaatcCGAAAGTTTTGAAATCATGGTGCCGTCAAATATTAAAGGGCTTACATTTTCTACACTCTCGCACCCCGCCTATAATACATCGTGATTTAAAATGTGATAATATATTTATAACTGGTACAACTGGCAGTGTTAAAATTGGAGACTTAGGTTTGGCTACCCTAAAAAATCGAAGTTTTGCTAAATCGGTAATTGGTACACCCGAATTTATGGCACCGGAAATGTATGAAGAACACTATGACGAAGCTGTGGATGTGTATGCGTTTGGTATGTGTATGTTGGAAATGGCTATTTCTGAATACCCTTACAATGAATGTTCCGGGCCTGCTCAGAtttataaaaaggtaatatctgGTATAAAACCGGCTAGCTTCGATAAAGTCGAGAACCCAAAGGTTCGTGAAATAATAGAAAGATGTattcaattgaaaaaagaaGATCGTCCGAGTTGTAAGGATTTATTAAACTCTGAGTTTTTCGGTGAAGATATTGGTATACGTTTAGAACCAACAACAACGGAAGAATTTCTGAATAATCCCGATAAGAATGATATTGAATTTCGTTTAAGATTATTAGATCCAAAGAAAAGATCTTACAAACATAAGGAAAACGAAGCAATTCAGTTCgaatttgatataaaaaatgatGATTGTGAAACTGTTTGTATGGATATGTGTAAGGCTGGCATTATAAGTGAAGAAGATTCCCGGGCTGTGGTAAAAATGCTTAAAGTTCAGATTGTGTCATTGCAAAAGGAACGGAAACAAAGACAAACACAGATGCAGCTGCAGAATGAGAAGTCAAGACTAGAAAAACTGGCTCTAATTGCACAGAGAGAAATGTATGAAACAAACTGGGACTACAGTGAAATAATGCATTTGGAAGAAGAagaggatgatgatgattattacGAAGATGAAGATGGCAATGGTGTTGTGCTGCTTGTTGGTGGTACAACTAATGCACCTGCAATTGTCGCATTTCGTGAAGATAATGAAAAATTACAAAGCCAACAAGAAGTTACTAGTGGCCCTGTGCTTATTAATAATGATATACCTGGTAAAGTAGAAGGTGGAGATGTTAATGAAATGCAAGTTCCAACATCTGGAGATGTTGCTTTTGTTGAAATGAAAAAGGGTAATGAGTTGGAACTTTCATCTGAACAACAAAATCAAGCACTTTTGCAGAATCAAATAACTCGTGAACAATTATGTCAACAGCCAAATCAATTtgaacaacagcaacaacaatttcagcTTAACCAGGTAGGGcaatatcaacaacaacaacaacaacaaatatacCAACCCCAACAAAACAATATATCTATTCCCAGTCAACAGCAGCAGACATCTGCACAGTACGTACCAATTGTTCAAACACAGCAACAGCCACAACTTCAAACACCTCCATACTTAAATCAGGAACATGAACAACTGCAGCAAGTTCAAGTATCAAATATGTTCGAGCAACCACCATTAACACCACATCAGGTAAAAATAGTTCCTAATTACTCCAACCAGACTTCAGTAACTGAGCACCCCCAACAACAGCAATCAGAATATATTCAAAATCCGttacaacaacagcaacaacaggtAACACAGCTGCACCAGCAACGGGTCGATCAGCAAATGCAACAGCAGTTTCAACATCAACAGCAAATGCAGTTTCAGCAAAAACCACAAGAACAACAGCAGCAACTACACCAACAAGTATCACCTCAGATTCATAAATCACAAAACCTTATACATCAACAGAATCAGCAGTCCTCTCAACCAATTTCCCAACAGCAGCACCAGCAAAACGACATACAGCAACAACAAGATCAGACAAATCAAGAATTAGCAGCATCACCTACATTAGCAACTAGCAATAATAATGGTTCTCAACTGAAGCCAAGGACAAGCAAATCGAAACGTACCAATCGTGGCACAGAAAAAATTCCTAAATTGAGCGTTACCAATATTGAGAACAATACTGTAGTTGATTGTCATATGGAAAACAAACCTAAAACCATCACCTTTAAGTTCGATATCAGCGATGTAAACCCTATAGATGTTGCTAACAATttg ATATCACAAGATCTTCTTGCACAAAGTCAGAGTACGGTTTTCGTTGATATGATAAAGGACATTGTACGTCAAGTTAAACTCAACCCAGAACAAATCCCAGTTCCAACAACATTCCGCCGCAATATGGAAAAA GTACGGCATGCGTCCTTAACTCGTCAGCGGTCCATATTTAGAACTCATCAACGCCATCGTTCT cGCGATGAAACCTCATCGGATATGTGCAAAATGTTTGAATCATCTATGAGTACCATGGAACCAGCATTGTCATCATCGTTTGGAAATCTAATGTCTAGTCAGCAGCGTTTAAATATGTTAACTgcaaatgaacaacaacaaagtgCCTGTTCTCAAGAATTTgtttcacaaaaacaaaatcaatctgCAGAAACGAAACAAG CTGGATTAGGAGACAAGGCGTCTGAGGAGAGGCAAGATGATGCTGCTTTTATAACAGTCTGTGATATGGTTCAAGGGGAATCCGGCATAGTTATAGATTCTGGTTCATCAACACCTCCCCAAATGTTATCATATGGTTGTGGAGGTGCTTCTGAGTTGAGCTATAGTGAAAATGTTGTCGCATCGCGTCCTGCGTCACGAAAAACAAGCACAGCTTCCGAATATACATCTATTTCGTCTGATTATACACCGGATAATACAATAACGTCATCTTCATCACCTTCCACAATCGAACAAGGTCACAATAAGTCCTTGTCCAATGAACTAGAAGGAGATGGTAGCAGCGGTGGGAATGATGGCGGTGTTGGAGGTGCTGTTGACATTAATGAACTAGTTCTAGATTGTCGACAGATCTCTTCAGGTGGTACTATGAGCACCGGTATTGATATATTTGAAGATGGTTCACTGGAAGATGCCACACCAAATGGTGAAAATGATATAACTCTGGATGAGGAACTGCAGGGTCAATCCTCACCAATATGTTGTACACAAAAAGAATCATCTTTCGTTCCGGTTATTGCTCAAAAAATTGAAGACTCAATCGAAAACACCGAAATTTTAGACGAAACTATGAGTGTCACTAAATGTCAACCTCAAAAAGAGCAACAGCAACAACCAAAAGgacgaaaaatttcaagatttttggTTAATCCTGTTATTGTGCCGTCATCAAATTCAGATATCATGGAAGTTGTTACATCTAAAAAAGATATAATTAACACACAGCCAGTGGTTGAAATAAACAAATCAGATCTTGTTGAAGAGAAAGTTCAAGCCAACATTGTTTCACAAGCACCAACAGTTGTTGAAATGGAAGAAAATACTATTCCTACTATTTTTGGTGATGATGTTTCACTATCACCTCAAACGCAGCAAAATTTAGTAATCACTCCTGTTCTAGCTCAGCATTCATTGAATCAGCAAAATCAAGTGCAATCATCTTCAACAACCCCCCAACAGATCTCACAACCACTGCCTGCTGTTCAATATCCTCAGCAACAGTTTCAAGATATTTCTCAGATTCAACAGCAAGTGGGAACTCCACTGCAGCAAGGCTCAGTTATGAGCCAATTACAATATAATTCAGAAAATGCAAGTCCCCAGCAACAACCACAAGAAAATCTCTATCCGCAACAATTAATATCTTTGCAACAAAAATCGGAATTAATTCAACCACAtctgttacaaaaaaatcaaccacAACAAAGTGTGATGCCAGAatatcaacaacaacaccaacaacccCCATCACCTTTAATTCAGGATCAAAACTTAGGTTCATCGAATGAACCACCTCTTTCACAGCCAGCGCATACCATACTCTTGGTAAAATCGTCCGCTGGCCCGGAATCATCTACAACAAATACATTGGAACAGTTAAAAATTGGTTTGGAAAATATCACACACGCACACCTGGTCACTGCTAAGAACAATTCCTCtggtcaacaacaacaacaaaaccatGCTCAATTGCAAACAACACAGCAACCGCAACATCAATCACAATCAGAAAATTTTCAGCCAACAACAATTCAGCAGCAAtatcaacaacagcagcagcaacaaataCAAACTCAAGTGCCATTAAATCTTGAAAATATTCAATCTTCAACCATTTCTCCAAGTGATTCGATTTTACAGCAGCAGAAACAACAGAAAGTATCACCGCAACTAATTCCACAAAATGTCCCCGCTCAGCTTTCTTTTAAAATCATCGATCAAGAAGAG atGGGGACGTTGCACCAACCGCAAGATCATGCGCTAGAACTACAACTAGAACAACGACAACAAATACAAGATAATCAACAACGACAAAATCCACAACAACAATTACAAGAACAGCAACAACGACAACAGCAACAAACACAACTGCAACAACTACCACCTACACTACAACCACTAACACAGCCAACAGTAATTCAAACACAACcaatacaacaacaaccaatacaacaacaaccaaTGCAACAACAATCAATACAAAAACAGCCAACCCAACAACAGCAAACCCAACAACAGCAAACCCAACAACAGCAAACCCAACAACAGCAAACCCAACAACAGCAAAACCAACAGCAGCCAACACAGCAACAACCAACACAACAGCAACCAATACAACAACCAACACAACAACCACCACAACAACCAACACAGCTACAATCAACACAACAACAGCCATTAACACAGCAACAGCAACCACCATTGCAACAACAGAAGCCACCACCaacacaacaacagcaacacccACCAacacaacaacagcagcagcaacaacaacagcaacaacaacaacaataccaacaacagcagcagcaacaacaacaatcacaacaaacacaacaacaacaaacacaacaacaaacacaacaaCATCATCAGCAACAACACCAGccacaccaacaacagcagcagctgcatcagcaacagcagcagcttcagcagcaacagcagcagctgcagcagcagcaacaacaacagcaacaacaacatctaCAACATcagcaacaccaacaacaaataCAACAACTACAACCATCACAACAGCATCTATATCAGCAGCAACAAGAACAGCAATACCAACAACATCAGCAATACCAACAATTACAACAACATCTTCATCAACAACATCAGCAATACCAATATCAGCAACTGTACCAGcaacaattacaacaacaacagcaagaaTATCAACAACAAGAACacaagcaacaacaacaatatcttGAACAACAACACGCATTACAACAACAATATCAACAACAGCAAAATCAGCAATACCAACAACAGCAAAATCAGCAATACCAACAACATCAAAAATTCCTGCAAAACCATCTagaaaatgaagaagaagaaaaacaaaaaagagaacaagaaaaaatacgaacacaagaacaaaataaagaacaagAACACCaacaacatgaacaaaaacaagaGCAATCATCAAAACATGAATGCCCACAAGAGCAAGATGTTGAActatattctgaaaaaaatcaaatgctgAAACAAGAGCACGTACATAGAAATGAAGAAGAGCAATTAAATAAACCTGAATATGAACATGAAAATAAACTTGAACATAAAGATGAATGTGAACAAACTCTTCAAAAAGACTCCGAACAACTACAAAAATTGCGACAGCAAGAACAGCAACAACAAGTGACGCAACAACAATTATTGCAACAACAACTACATTCACAATATGCTAACtataatcaacaacaacaatcacaAACAAACAttcaacaacaactacaaacaCATTACCAACATCAATCACAAATTCACAATCAACAATCACACCAACAAAAAGAACAACCACCACAACATCAACAATCTCAAACCCAACTACAGCAACAGCTCCAACAACACAATCAGCACCTTCAACAACAATCACAGCAGCAACTACAACCACAGCAAAGCCAACAGCCACAACAACAAACACAACTACAACACCAAACACCACAGCAACAACAATCGCAACAAAACCTACAACAACTGCCGCAACAACCACAACAACTGCAGCAACAACCACAACCACCGCAGCAACAGccaccacaacaacaacagcagccaCAACAGCCACCCCAACAACATTTTctgcaacatcaacaacaatatCAAAAATCACAACAACAAATACACCAACAGCATGCAACGCAACACCAAGCGCATCAGTATTTGCAGCAATATTATCCACAACAGTCATCATCAGCTGGCTGTAACACACCAACAGGAGTTACATCATCATCAGCTCGTGGTTCGTCAGTATATAACTCTCGTCGTACATCGGTTGATAATAGCGGGTctgatttttcaaatataccaaCGAACATAATTGAAGGGGCAGATGCAATAGAGCAAAACTTTCCACCAAGCAGTAATTGCGGTACTAGTGTTCAAACTCCAAATGAAATGCATTCAGATcaacaatttaagattgtgaaaCAAAGAAGTCTGGAAAAAAACGAAACTATGACAACTGGAGCAGC AATTAATACTAGTTCCTTAGCAGATCTTGAGAAGAAGTTGGCCTTACTTACAAATGCTAATGTTATGGCCACATCTAATCAAAGTGTAGCAACGGAC GTAAAAGAATCGCAACAAAAAACATCAATGCCTGTGGCCGCAACTAACGATACATCAGAAAAAGCGCAAGCTATGCGTAAGATTTCACGCTTTCGTGTGAGTATTGTTTCAGAGACACTACCAAAATTATCGCCAAATGAAAGTGTTTCGGCACCAGCATCACAAAAAGTCTCTCAATCGGGTCGGATTGCATCGGAGGAGCCACAACAACAGCAAACGCAACATCTACAGAACCAAACTCAGATGCAATCGCAACAGATTCAAAATCAGTCTCAAAACTCGACTTCAATACCACAAAAAGATCAACCACAACAGCAAGTACAGCTAAATCAACCAATTTTACAGCAAGACATTTCCTGTGTACCACAACAACCACATAAATTGATATCGGCACAACAACATGTGGATCAACCTATACAAAACTCTTCACAACAAATTATTCCCCAACAACCCCAGTTATCACAATCTTTAACAGGTCTTTACATTGATATGTCAAATATTAATCAATCACAACAACAGTTTAGTGCTCCAGCTCGAAGTAGTGTGCCTAACACACCATCCCAGGAGTATATAGCTTTAGTTAGTGGACAAAATATGCCTtcgcagcagcagcagcaacagcaacaacagcatCAGCAGCAACTGCTTCAACATACGCCACAGCAACACAATACAAGCGATCCAATGTCACAGCAAATACAACCACAGTCGCAACATCATCAACAGCAAATGCAACCTAATGTTGAAAATATGG GATATGATGTTAAAAAATCCACAGGAgacaatgcaaatattttaacGGTCCGGATTGCATCTGAGGAACAATTGTCGTTAGCAGCAACAAACCCATCTATGCTACCTTCTGTGATACAATCA GATATTAAACACAATCTTGATACTGCTCGTAATCACTTATGCGGAATTCGGTTGGAAACAAATGTACGACAACGGCTACTTCTTCTATTACAACGCCAACATATTGAAGAAGATGAGTTGAGATTGAAGCATTTTGTTGAGTTAGAGAAGTTCCAAAAAACTCTCCGAGCTA cttATCATAATAATGAAAACAACGAAAATTTTGCAATACAACACACACCGCCGACATCTCAACATCAACAGACATCTTCATCAAGTCATGTGGCACAAAGTAGTGGAGGCGATTCAATTCAAATGCAATTAACACAGCAATATCAACAACAAATTATGAATcaccaacagcagcaacaaaaaTCACAACAGCAGCATTGGAataaacaacagcaacaacctGGTCAACAGCATATCGTTTATTCTGACACAGATTTGATGGCTCAACAACAGCAATTGATGTATGTGCATAAAATTCCACAAGCCGTATACGCTGCATATGGACAGCAAATGTCACAAACTTCAACTGCACCATCGCTTTTGAGCACATTGCAGTCCCAAGCAGCGTCCGGCACAAGACCGATTCTCAATGTTCCTAATAGTGTTTTTATAAGTGGAATGCCCGCAACTCAACAACAATATCCATCTTCAATGGAAGTCGGAGTTAGTGGTGCAAGTTGCACAAACACTTTACCCCTTTTGCCATTAGGTAGTGCAGGAAACCCAATACccaatcaacaacaacaacaacaattttatGATCAGAATCCACACCAACAAATACAGCAACAGCAATTGACACAggttaaacaacaacaaattcctCCGTCTCAACAACAAATAACACCGGAACAACAACAAATTCACTATCAATATTCCGGAGTGCCAGCATCAGTTTCCACAGTATCCGCTTCTGCATCAACAATAACATCAAATACTTCAAATGCAAATGTGCCATATTTTGATGATACCTCAACGCAATCACAATCATCgcaacagcaacagcaacaacaacaacagcaacaacaacaacagcaaaatCTTTCACAACAATAA